The DNA region CACACTATTTTGATCACAGATGATCTACGTATGGCAAGTATCGTTGAAATTGGGGGAAATCAGAAATTTGACTTCCAGGCATTTTTCGACAAgtagaaacaaattattttgattgttatttACACCAGagtgaaaaattgtaattagtgATGTGTTACAACTAGACGAAAACATTGTTGAACGAtgtcaaaaattgttatattgatattagtttttgtttctGTTTTACGAGGGGGGTCCAAGAGTTTTGATATTGTGTGTAACTCAATCGTTTCtcatattatgaaaaaatttaaagaaaccaGCCAAGAGGTTGCTACGAAGAATTTGTCTGTATTCGAAAACCCAgaaggaaaatttataaacatataattccaatatcaaaaaagaacacaatcttatcgtcaactgaaattaacgCCAATGTAATGAGATTTGCTGAAATCACGACCCACAAGATTAACTctgttttctaaaatatgaaaGTACAATTTTAACTTGTTTGGGATCACTGACAAGTCTAATATTCACAGTGAAACATAGTGGCGATTCAATTGTACTTCAATTCGTCTGGATTTATGTACAtacaagaatatattaaaaaacaatgtgctccatatattgaagaaatgatgctcttaataaatgtggtTCAACATGAAAAATCCCAAACAGAAATCCTGTCCCGATCTCCAAACACCAACCCTATAGAAAACTTGGGATCACttttataatctaaataattatttagacataaaaattgtacaaagttCAATGAAGTCACAGCAATTCACGaaagaaaacaatttcataaaaatataataattactgcTTAGGTGTACAATCATGTATAATTAAAGTGgacatttactattaatactttgatttcaaatattttttataaaatttactctcacagtattttttaaagatctAATTAAACTGGttatggttatttttaaaattttattaaatacatataattacgGCAATTAAGCATAAGTTAAGATATTACAAGTAAGTACaggatataaacaaaatttatgaagCTGAACAATCGTCTTCAgccaagtataaaataataatttacaacaatCAAAGTCCACTTCTAGATATAATATTGTGGAATGGGTTTATAAGTCGGCTCAAGCAAAAGGTGCCGCTTGCTAATTTACAAAGCCTTTTGAAGTTTATCGGCGCTTTGTGTTCGTGCGGCATTTTTTGCCAGAGgacaaatacatatataagtaaaaactgttagccttatttttataaatacagcgAACATCAGTGttaattcaatgttttaaaatcatattgcGGTGAAACAACATCAATTTCCAAACTGATTCTTTGTCTTGCTACCTCAAGTATTCACATAAtcagacaataaaaaattagggaAATAATCCACAAATCATGCTGGACCATAAAACctgaaaataaactaattttaataagattttctaACAAACAATAGGATtagttcaattattttacctTTTCCCTTTGATGGAgctgttgaaaataaaaataattaaataattttatataaatatattattaatattaattttaatttacatggcatatttgcaaaattaatGGCTTTTTCTAAAAGAATGGTAATAAAAAACAGTCAAATTTGGGGAACTAGAACCATGACACAGAAAAAATTGAGTTatcaaataaacaacaaaataaataggaaTGTGAGGTGGCCTAATAATGAAGATCGTTGATTATATCTCATAAACTATTAGATGTAaggagaaaatatattattaataaaagtgactTACAAATGTCTGAgaattatcagaaatatttcaaattctttCAACTTTACTCGTACAtagatacatatttttttgcaaGCTCTCTTGAAATAAAGTTGTGGTAACACCATAACATTGAAAAAGTAGTTAAGCTTCAATAAATGGTATCAAGAGAAATAGTTTTCTAAACTGTGTATCTTACTCGTATGTATAGGTACCTTTACTACATCAGCCATTAGAGaaacaataacataaatattgtgttgttaattatttattgtctttgaaagatttattatttaacaagttttgcATACTTACGTGAAggataatacaaaatattttttattttcacatatCCTGTGCCCGGTATACGTAGTTCACAACTAATTATGGTGCCTGGAGTTATAAGTTCTGATGCAACTGTTGCAATTACAGATACAGAATATCGTCCGttttgatttttgttaatGTCCCAGTGTACTATTTGTAAACGATTTCTGGAACCCATATTAGTTAGTTTTCATATTAGTTTTGGTTAAGTAAGTGTACGACTACTCACTTATTGTAAAAGTCATCCCGATTatctttatacaaaattaactttGGAGATGGGTATACGTCAAATGCGGAACATGTGAAATTTACAATGGTATTATCTTCGCCACTTTTTTCCACTGTTAGGTACCTCTCAGGttctaaaacatttataattttacatcagCCACCAcgtttaaacattatttaccaaagacaatcatattttttgtgcTAAAATCCTCATCGGCGAATGTTGACACGAAACATTTGTACTCTCCTGCCATTTTTTCAGTtggattgtttatttttactgcCCTGA from Aethina tumida isolate Nest 87 chromosome 1, icAetTumi1.1, whole genome shotgun sequence includes:
- the LOC109599087 gene encoding uncharacterized protein LOC109599087, whose product is MLIDLYFVFSIFLGIKSVVSIQINYIKVPAAVKNDSQHPVILDCNYSIRPDDTEVVVKWYLNDEVVYQWIPPQKPQSLGVLKNNVDLEYRASDDPKTVFRAVKINNPTEKMAGEYKCFVSTFADEDFSTKNMIVFEPERYLTVEKSGEDNTIVNFTCSAFDVYPSPKLILYKDNRDDFYNKNRLQIVHWDINKNQNGRYSVSVIATVASELITPGTIISCELRIPGTGYVKIKNILYYPSPPSKGKGFMVQHDLWIISLIFYCLIM